A single window of Sphingobium sp. SCG-1 DNA harbors:
- a CDS encoding ABC transporter ATP-binding protein/permease — protein MAIIQPLTANSRDYRLNGLLLSRIWRLIRPYWGRLEAWRSWLLLVLLLSSVMIGAAISALQTYQLKTLTDQLIARSEHGFAIALFAYIAFLLFNNLMPVVMSVADNWLLVDWRRWMTTHLVDRYLEHRTYYDIALKDDLDNPDQRLQESITPFVTTVAQFPRTFLFQSGTVISAVGILMSIDSTLLWWAFTAGVLQVLLNALITIPTIKLAFQWTVAEADLRYGLTHVRENAEAIAFYHGEPAERVHILKRLMTASRTQLWLNFYKDVAIPGVLALLSAAWIYLPYWFLAPHVVAGTMTYGTIAQAAGAVSLLQSSLLILSRFLPLLAEAAPPAVRLAQIQERLETLRAVRSTPTSRRLTIDRTSETVRLDNVSLETPGGEQQLVKALSLCVDGDTNLAIVGQTGVGKSSLLRAMAGLWTRGHGQLEMPPPEHCLFLPQRPYMILADLRSQLLYPHDPEVTDERLYEVLEAVNLRHVIDKHGGLSAVRDWGRVLSLGEQQRIAFARVLVSKPYFVFLDEATSAVDFATETRLYRLLAGTGASYISIGHRLSILDHHTHVLTLKVGGEWSIERHDPIDGLTAPQADHPTPLVGSERAT, from the coding sequence ATGGCCATCATCCAGCCACTAACCGCCAATTCCAGAGACTATCGTTTGAACGGTCTTCTCCTCAGCCGAATCTGGCGGCTGATTCGGCCATATTGGGGCCGGCTTGAAGCCTGGCGTTCCTGGTTACTACTTGTCCTGCTGCTGAGTTCAGTCATGATCGGCGCGGCGATCAGCGCGCTTCAGACCTATCAACTCAAAACATTGACTGACCAGTTGATTGCGCGCAGCGAGCACGGGTTCGCGATCGCATTGTTCGCGTACATTGCGTTCTTGCTGTTCAATAACCTGATGCCAGTGGTGATGAGCGTGGCCGACAATTGGCTTTTGGTGGATTGGCGGCGCTGGATGACCACGCACTTGGTCGACCGTTACCTGGAACACCGGACATATTACGATATCGCTCTCAAGGACGATCTGGATAATCCTGACCAGCGGCTGCAGGAAAGCATCACACCGTTCGTCACGACCGTCGCGCAGTTTCCGCGCACCTTTCTCTTCCAGTCAGGAACGGTGATCAGCGCAGTCGGGATCCTGATGTCAATCGACAGCACCTTGCTGTGGTGGGCGTTCACGGCCGGCGTGCTGCAAGTGTTGCTCAACGCCCTGATTACCATTCCCACGATCAAGCTCGCCTTTCAATGGACCGTGGCCGAAGCCGATCTCCGCTACGGCCTGACTCACGTCCGCGAAAATGCCGAAGCGATCGCCTTCTATCACGGCGAGCCGGCGGAGCGCGTACATATTCTGAAACGCTTGATGACCGCATCGCGTACCCAGTTGTGGCTGAACTTCTACAAAGATGTTGCCATTCCCGGCGTGCTAGCGCTGCTCAGCGCAGCCTGGATATATCTTCCCTACTGGTTTCTCGCGCCGCATGTGGTTGCGGGCACTATGACCTATGGCACCATCGCGCAAGCGGCGGGAGCAGTGAGTTTGCTTCAGTCGTCCTTGCTTATACTGAGCAGGTTCCTGCCGCTATTGGCGGAAGCGGCGCCACCCGCAGTCAGGCTCGCCCAAATACAAGAGCGTTTGGAGACGCTTCGGGCCGTTCGTTCGACACCCACAAGCCGTCGGCTGACGATCGACCGGACGTCCGAAACGGTCCGCCTAGACAACGTCTCACTGGAGACGCCAGGTGGTGAACAGCAACTTGTCAAGGCGCTCAGCCTTTGCGTCGATGGCGACACAAATCTGGCGATCGTGGGCCAGACAGGTGTTGGCAAGAGTTCGCTATTAAGGGCGATGGCGGGACTATGGACACGTGGGCATGGCCAGCTTGAGATGCCGCCGCCAGAGCACTGCCTGTTCCTGCCGCAGCGACCTTATATGATCCTGGCCGATCTGCGCTCCCAACTCCTTTACCCGCACGATCCGGAAGTAACGGACGAGCGCCTCTACGAAGTGTTAGAGGCCGTGAATTTGCGCCATGTCATTGATAAGCATGGCGGCCTATCAGCGGTGCGGGATTGGGGGCGCGTACTGTCGTTAGGCGAGCAACAGCGGATTGCTTTCGCCCGCGTTCTCGTCTCAAAACCGTACTTTGTCTTTCTGGACGAGGCCACGAGCGCGGTCGACTTCGCCACCGAAACGCGCCTTTACCGTCTTCTCGCCGGCACGGGTGCGAGCTACATAAGCATCGGCCACAGGCTCAGTATCCTCGATCACCACACCCACGTCCTGACGCTGAAGGTCGGCGGTGAATGGTCGATCGAACGTCACGATCCGATCGACGGCCTCACTGCGCCCCAAGCTGATCATCCTACTCCGCTCGTCGGTAGCGAACGCGCAACCTGA
- a CDS encoding SDR family NAD(P)-dependent oxidoreductase: protein MTVNVALVTGARSGIGLELTRKLLRGGWEVIALLRSPLPQYEDIKSAGMAGQLRCYFADLANFADLGRFHADIKRHESSIDVLFNNAGVNTEKRENSPQGRELHFEMNVLVPYILSRELLPLLKKGRMSRIINTSSNALLSVKHFEPHSLGDPSRFQKLFGPYANSKLALSLWTKAAAPEFAKQGVSLVSTCPGPNRTPMTGGSGMPLLLRPFVPLFFKHPGVGAQKLLKAAVDADLPSGSFIMNGSIRPLPFAERAPEVLTIVDNLHRSIGI from the coding sequence ATGACCGTCAACGTCGCACTCGTCACAGGCGCACGCAGCGGCATAGGCCTCGAACTCACTCGAAAATTACTACGCGGCGGCTGGGAAGTTATTGCCTTACTGCGGTCGCCTCTACCGCAGTATGAAGACATCAAATCGGCCGGAATGGCGGGTCAGCTTCGCTGCTATTTTGCCGACCTCGCGAACTTCGCAGACCTAGGCCGCTTCCATGCGGACATAAAACGCCATGAATCTTCCATCGACGTTCTATTCAACAATGCTGGCGTTAACACGGAAAAGCGCGAAAACTCGCCTCAAGGCCGTGAACTGCACTTCGAGATGAACGTGCTGGTGCCATACATCCTCTCGCGCGAACTGCTGCCGCTTCTTAAAAAGGGCAGGATGAGCAGGATCATAAACACCTCCTCCAACGCACTACTAAGCGTCAAGCATTTCGAACCCCACTCGCTTGGTGATCCGTCGCGATTTCAAAAGCTGTTCGGTCCTTATGCAAACTCGAAACTGGCGCTGTCGCTATGGACGAAGGCGGCGGCACCGGAATTTGCCAAGCAAGGCGTTTCCCTGGTGTCTACTTGTCCGGGGCCAAATCGCACTCCGATGACCGGGGGTTCCGGAATGCCACTGCTGTTACGCCCGTTTGTGCCGCTGTTCTTCAAGCATCCAGGCGTCGGAGCACAAAAGTTGCTGAAAGCGGCAGTTGATGCCGATCTGCCCAGTGGCAGCTTCATCATGAATGGAAGCATTAGGCCGCTGCCTTTTGCTGAGCGTGCGCCGGAGGTGCTCACCATTGTCGATAATCTACATCGCAGCATTGGGATCTAA
- a CDS encoding TonB-dependent receptor has translation MMKKQFKLLLGMSALTYSGSAVAQRSASPESASEVTSTGQQDDANASQEGVGANVQDEIVVTGIRQSLERAAEIKQNATQIVDSIVSEDIGKFPDPTTAAALQRVPGVQVSVTASNEIGNVRVRGLGDILTTVNGREIITTTGRTFAMQDLPANALARVDVIKSNTADVIEGGIAGIIDLQLNKPFNFKRSTIVLNARGNYGLKSGRFDPQFSLLATDTWQTGIGEIGALVNVNWSKTHYNHPRTRDGVRRAAQGTGIPYNLPGVLLPNVVESHSDYGWYERPQANASLQWQAAESVEVYLEGLYTGYRSQSQWSLANSQLFVPGTSISNINLSDDCITARSRLDSGQTPLPGGTPPTLPGFRVQELCQVESATISNSISEQKTYSYDNRTDAWLGAFGLKFERNGVHATADISYQRSKYKAETVLAVVSQRIPTFNYIANTGDGAIVETPGNPYLSAANLVVAQGLDQNFNKSIGDLFQARLDSSFDIESNLLSKFQVGYRYADREAEFDQAVVNRAAPGGVIGLGTEASAIRVTASGLPANYLYRMPGVPTFNNGAGALVPNPDFLRSDEGRDILRSFYGLATGDPAYQPQRRFYAREKTIAGYAQLSYEVPIAGAISLDGVLGVRPSRTERTISGSSVVTIPASGGQPARTDIRPLSATTANVDILPNASARLQFGGGLQLRASYSKTIRRPDFASLNPGLSYSLSTNPNLLNTGSAGNPDLRPQKSDSYDASLEYYFHSGFLAIAAYKREIVDRVVNASANEVIDGINYSISRPRNIGSAELQGVEVSGQAFFDFLPGAMSGLGLMGNFTYADTEVKGTDRLAGMPLQGVSKYNFNVGLLYEKFGISGRLVYTYRSTYYDADETGGLGIRPLEDTARAADPTYNPLLLNYVKPGGRLDFGLSWDVNDSLRFDLGGTNILGGKYQGYFAVPAFYNEYRYDDTTYTAGVRVRL, from the coding sequence ATGATGAAGAAGCAGTTCAAGCTATTGCTAGGCATGTCAGCGCTCACATACTCCGGTTCGGCAGTGGCGCAGAGGAGCGCATCGCCTGAATCCGCCTCCGAGGTTACTTCTACCGGACAACAGGACGACGCTAACGCAAGTCAAGAGGGCGTCGGCGCGAACGTTCAAGACGAAATCGTCGTCACAGGAATTCGCCAGAGCCTGGAACGTGCTGCTGAGATCAAACAGAATGCGACCCAGATTGTTGATTCAATCGTTTCGGAAGACATTGGCAAGTTCCCCGATCCTACTACCGCCGCCGCGCTCCAGCGTGTGCCCGGCGTGCAGGTGTCCGTCACTGCAAGCAACGAAATCGGCAATGTCAGGGTCCGAGGCCTTGGAGACATTCTGACGACGGTAAATGGACGTGAGATCATCACGACTACCGGCCGCACGTTCGCAATGCAGGACTTGCCCGCGAACGCACTGGCGCGGGTTGACGTAATCAAATCGAATACCGCCGATGTGATCGAGGGTGGCATCGCTGGCATTATCGATCTGCAACTCAATAAGCCGTTTAACTTCAAACGCTCGACCATCGTTCTAAACGCGCGCGGCAATTACGGACTGAAGTCTGGCCGGTTCGATCCGCAGTTCAGTCTATTAGCGACGGATACGTGGCAGACTGGAATCGGTGAGATAGGGGCGCTGGTGAACGTCAACTGGTCCAAGACGCACTACAATCACCCGCGCACTCGCGATGGGGTACGTCGCGCCGCGCAGGGGACCGGCATCCCCTACAACCTGCCGGGCGTTTTGCTGCCTAACGTCGTGGAGAGCCACTCCGATTACGGCTGGTACGAACGGCCTCAAGCGAACGCATCGCTGCAATGGCAAGCGGCGGAAAGCGTTGAGGTGTATCTTGAGGGGCTGTACACGGGCTATCGGTCTCAGAGCCAATGGTCGTTGGCGAACAGTCAATTGTTCGTGCCGGGCACGAGCATCTCCAACATCAACCTGTCCGACGACTGCATAACAGCCAGATCTCGTCTCGACAGCGGCCAGACGCCCCTGCCCGGCGGCACTCCTCCAACTCTCCCGGGATTCAGGGTTCAGGAACTCTGTCAGGTAGAGTCCGCAACAATTTCCAATTCAATCAGCGAGCAGAAGACTTACAGCTACGACAATCGAACGGACGCGTGGCTGGGGGCGTTCGGCCTTAAGTTCGAGCGCAATGGTGTCCATGCAACGGCTGATATCTCGTACCAGCGCTCAAAGTACAAAGCTGAAACGGTCCTAGCTGTCGTCAGCCAGCGAATACCCACCTTCAACTATATCGCAAACACAGGCGATGGCGCGATCGTGGAGACGCCGGGCAATCCTTACCTTTCGGCGGCCAACCTTGTGGTAGCGCAGGGTCTCGATCAGAACTTCAACAAGTCAATCGGCGATCTCTTCCAGGCGCGCCTTGACAGCAGTTTCGATATTGAAAGCAATCTGCTCAGCAAGTTTCAAGTGGGATATCGCTACGCGGACCGCGAGGCCGAGTTCGACCAGGCGGTTGTTAATAGAGCCGCGCCAGGAGGTGTAATTGGCTTGGGCACTGAGGCAAGCGCAATCCGGGTAACTGCTTCAGGTCTTCCCGCTAACTATCTGTATCGCATGCCTGGTGTGCCAACCTTCAACAATGGAGCGGGGGCGCTCGTTCCGAATCCTGATTTTCTACGATCCGACGAAGGACGGGACATTCTCAGATCCTTTTACGGTCTGGCAACCGGCGATCCTGCCTACCAGCCGCAGCGTCGCTTCTATGCCCGCGAGAAGACCATCGCGGGATATGCGCAGTTGAGCTATGAGGTACCAATCGCTGGCGCAATATCGCTGGACGGCGTACTGGGCGTGCGTCCATCACGGACCGAGCGGACGATCAGTGGATCGAGCGTGGTGACGATACCTGCTTCAGGCGGACAACCGGCGCGCACCGACATCCGACCTCTCTCTGCGACCACCGCAAATGTCGACATCCTGCCTAATGCCAGCGCACGGCTTCAGTTCGGCGGCGGCCTTCAACTTCGGGCGAGCTATTCGAAAACGATCCGTCGGCCCGATTTCGCTTCGCTAAACCCTGGACTCAGCTATTCACTGTCCACAAACCCCAACCTCCTGAACACCGGCTCTGCCGGAAATCCGGACTTGCGCCCGCAAAAGTCCGACAGTTATGACGCCAGCCTCGAATATTATTTTCATAGCGGGTTCTTGGCGATCGCGGCGTACAAGCGCGAGATCGTAGATAGGGTGGTGAACGCGTCCGCCAACGAGGTCATTGACGGAATCAACTATTCAATTAGCCGCCCACGGAATATCGGCTCGGCCGAGCTTCAGGGGGTCGAAGTCAGCGGACAGGCATTCTTCGACTTTCTCCCGGGCGCGATGTCAGGTCTGGGTTTGATGGGCAACTTCACTTACGCCGATACTGAGGTGAAGGGTACTGATCGCCTTGCAGGCATGCCGCTGCAGGGCGTTTCCAAGTATAACTTCAATGTAGGATTGCTGTACGAAAAATTCGGCATATCCGGTCGCCTCGTCTACACCTACCGTTCGACGTACTACGACGCTGACGAAACTGGAGGCTTGGGAATTCGCCCGCTTGAGGACACCGCCAGGGCCGCCGATCCAACCTACAATCCATTGTTGCTGAACTACGTGAAACCCGGCGGTAGGCTCGATTTCGGCCTTAGTTGGGATGTGAACGACAGCCTGCGGTTCGATCTCGGGGGTACGAACATCCTAGGCGGCAAGTATCAAGGGTACTTTGCCGTGCCAGCCTTTTATAACGAATATCGTTACGACGACACGACATATACTGCCGGAGTTCGCGTTCGCCTTTAA
- a CDS encoding family 43 glycosylhydrolase, translating into MALFAARPLGALPQYSSTFASPAKEAKLITKYTDTTRLGTPWAKDPSVIHFGGRFLMYYTIPAVKKNPQGVQGFPKGLAIGVAESADLKTWTKMGEIIPRQQIEWNGIAAPGAIVIRGKVHLFYQTYGNGPRDAINHAWSSDGLNFERDPGNPVFHPDPALAKWSIGRAIDAEAFVHGDKLMLYYATRDPAFKVQKIGVAQAPVNSAFGKGDFKNVSNDAPILAPELPWERDCIEAASIVRRNGKLYMFYAGGYNNEPQQIGVAVSTDGLKWKRLSDKPLLANGPPGSWNSSESGHPGVFQYGNRTFLFFQGNNDRGKTWTLAATEIGWNRNGPYLK; encoded by the coding sequence GTGGCCCTGTTCGCCGCACGCCCGTTGGGCGCGCTTCCACAATATTCCTCAACGTTTGCTTCGCCGGCTAAAGAAGCCAAGCTTATCACAAAATATACGGACACCACCCGGCTTGGTACGCCATGGGCCAAAGATCCGTCCGTCATTCATTTTGGTGGGCGCTTCCTCATGTATTACACCATCCCCGCTGTGAAGAAGAATCCACAGGGCGTGCAGGGCTTCCCCAAAGGCTTGGCGATCGGGGTTGCCGAGAGCGCCGACCTTAAGACATGGACCAAGATGGGCGAGATAATCCCGAGGCAGCAGATCGAGTGGAACGGCATCGCCGCGCCCGGCGCGATCGTCATCCGGGGCAAAGTGCATTTGTTCTACCAGACCTATGGCAACGGTCCGCGCGATGCGATCAATCATGCATGGTCTTCCGACGGCCTGAACTTCGAGCGAGACCCGGGCAATCCGGTGTTCCATCCAGACCCGGCTCTGGCCAAATGGAGCATCGGCCGCGCGATCGATGCGGAAGCATTTGTGCACGGCGACAAGTTGATGCTTTACTACGCCACGCGCGATCCCGCGTTCAAGGTCCAGAAGATCGGCGTGGCCCAAGCGCCAGTTAACTCCGCCTTCGGCAAGGGAGATTTCAAGAATGTCAGCAACGATGCCCCCATCCTAGCGCCGGAGTTGCCCTGGGAGCGCGACTGCATCGAGGCCGCTAGCATCGTTCGCCGTAATGGCAAACTCTATATGTTCTATGCCGGAGGCTATAACAATGAACCGCAGCAGATCGGCGTTGCAGTGAGCACCGACGGTCTCAAGTGGAAACGCCTGTCAGACAAGCCGCTGCTAGCCAACGGCCCACCGGGGAGCTGGAATTCGTCGGAATCTGGGCATCCCGGCGTCTTCCAATACGGTAATCGCACCTTCCTGTTTTTCCAAGGCAACAACGATCGCGGCAAGACCTGGACGCTGGCCGCAACGGAAATCGGCTGGAACAGGAACGGTCCGTACCTGAAATAA
- a CDS encoding glycosyl hydrolase 115 family protein, with the protein MALPRILVALSLAAAVPGIIPAQAIAQQASAIAHGFDLVADGVAPTIFVSVGDAPVVGIAARAFAHDVERVSGVRPQVSEAVPSGKLAILAGTIGSSLLIDRLIASKRISVDKLGNQAEAYLITLVKDPFPGVSRALVVAGTDRRGTAYGIFKLSERIGVSPWVWWANVNPTHRETLSLGTETIVQGSPSVKYRGIFINDEDWSIRPWAARSIDPTTDMGPTTYAQIFELLLRLRANYLWPAMHKVASAFNQVAGNAEMADRYAIVMGSSHAEPMLRNNVAEWNFEQRGEYNYYNNGAQVLDYWRERVKANHQYENVYTVGMRGIHDSAAVAGEDVDGVKLLEKVVRNQRELLREVGRDPVSVPQVFVPYKEVLDVYRRGMKVPDDVTLGWVDDNYGYIRQLSTKAEQKRPGGGGVYYHISYWGVPNDYLWLDSTPPALIGEQMGKAYVTNSRRIWVVNVGDIKPGEKGLTYFMDLAYDYEGTYKLGQHGWLKRWATDTFGAEHADEIATLLDDYYRLNFARKPEHMGWNDAETAPRPTEFSPVAYGDEAGRRTTEFSELDSRAEAISTKLPAEKRDGFYHLVLYPVRGSAMMNIKMLDADRSFLYAYQGRASANLYAQNSVDAYRRGKAATEVYNKIGNGRWAHFMHDEPRYQSVFNSPPTGAVIPAATPGMGVAVEGAIDAWSERPAKTVEAAETALRVKRWLTKNAANDCLAVFERATDGRRFIDAFNTGTGPIDIQARGSAPWIKIEPEIMPGGDRRLWVSIDWRKLRKGETVTGTVTVSGAGSSRSIAIEARNIPVPAGTLVEDNRIVVFRADRYVLLQSSRGLGWKVVPNLGRSGRAIQSSIELPSAVDAAQAPYAQYRFRTTSTGGAKLRVTLLPGFALTAENKLRYGASIDGGPIQIVDAEAKRDWSDGVERNAITSVTEWPMARPGQHVLRIYALDPGVVLDSMVIDFGGLATAYMAPPETISK; encoded by the coding sequence ATGGCCCTGCCCCGTATTCTGGTCGCTTTAAGCCTTGCCGCGGCTGTTCCCGGCATTATCCCGGCCCAAGCGATCGCGCAGCAGGCGTCGGCCATAGCGCACGGCTTCGACCTGGTCGCCGACGGCGTCGCACCGACGATCTTTGTGAGCGTAGGCGATGCGCCTGTTGTAGGGATCGCCGCGCGCGCCTTCGCCCACGATGTCGAGCGAGTTTCAGGTGTGCGCCCGCAGGTGTCGGAGGCTGTACCTAGCGGAAAGCTGGCGATCCTCGCCGGCACCATCGGCAGCTCGCTGCTGATTGATCGGCTTATCGCCAGTAAGCGCATTTCGGTGGACAAGCTCGGCAATCAGGCTGAGGCTTATTTGATCACTCTGGTCAAGGACCCGTTCCCGGGCGTCTCACGCGCGCTTGTAGTCGCCGGCACCGACCGGCGCGGCACGGCCTATGGCATCTTCAAACTATCTGAACGGATCGGCGTATCGCCTTGGGTGTGGTGGGCCAATGTCAATCCCACGCACCGCGAGACATTGAGTCTCGGCACCGAGACGATCGTACAAGGCTCGCCATCGGTGAAGTATCGAGGCATTTTCATAAACGACGAAGACTGGTCAATTCGTCCCTGGGCGGCTCGATCGATCGATCCGACTACTGACATGGGGCCAACTACATACGCGCAGATCTTTGAGTTGCTGTTGCGGCTGCGCGCCAACTATCTCTGGCCCGCGATGCACAAGGTCGCATCGGCATTCAATCAGGTGGCAGGCAATGCCGAGATGGCGGACCGATACGCCATTGTCATGGGTTCCAGCCACGCCGAGCCGATGCTGCGCAACAATGTCGCGGAATGGAATTTCGAGCAGCGTGGCGAATATAATTACTACAATAATGGTGCGCAGGTGCTGGATTACTGGCGCGAGCGAGTGAAGGCTAATCACCAGTATGAGAACGTCTATACTGTCGGCATGCGCGGCATTCACGACAGCGCAGCCGTGGCTGGCGAGGACGTGGACGGCGTCAAGCTGCTCGAAAAGGTCGTCAGAAACCAGCGTGAGCTGTTGCGCGAGGTCGGCAGGGATCCTGTCAGCGTCCCGCAGGTATTTGTCCCCTACAAGGAAGTGCTCGACGTATATCGAAGGGGCATGAAGGTGCCCGACGACGTGACACTGGGATGGGTCGACGACAATTACGGATATATCCGCCAACTCTCGACCAAGGCGGAACAGAAGCGCCCCGGCGGCGGGGGAGTTTATTACCACATCTCTTATTGGGGCGTGCCGAACGACTATCTCTGGCTCGACTCTACTCCGCCAGCGCTGATTGGCGAGCAAATGGGCAAAGCCTATGTCACCAATTCGCGACGAATATGGGTGGTCAATGTCGGCGACATCAAGCCGGGCGAGAAGGGCCTCACCTACTTCATGGACTTGGCCTATGATTACGAAGGCACGTATAAACTGGGACAGCATGGCTGGCTGAAGCGCTGGGCTACCGATACATTCGGGGCCGAACACGCCGATGAAATCGCGACACTGCTTGACGACTATTACCGACTCAATTTCGCTCGCAAACCCGAACATATGGGCTGGAACGACGCGGAGACCGCGCCGCGGCCGACCGAATTCTCGCCGGTCGCTTATGGCGACGAGGCGGGACGCCGGACGACCGAATTTAGCGAGTTAGACTCACGTGCCGAAGCCATTTCGACAAAGCTGCCGGCCGAGAAGCGGGATGGCTTCTATCATCTGGTACTTTATCCGGTTCGAGGCAGCGCCATGATGAACATCAAGATGCTCGACGCCGATCGCAGCTTCTTATATGCCTATCAGGGCCGGGCCAGCGCTAACCTTTATGCTCAGAATTCGGTCGATGCTTACCGGCGGGGCAAGGCGGCGACCGAAGTCTATAACAAGATTGGCAACGGGCGCTGGGCGCACTTTATGCATGACGAGCCCCGCTATCAATCGGTGTTCAACTCGCCGCCTACGGGCGCTGTGATACCTGCGGCGACGCCAGGCATGGGCGTGGCAGTAGAGGGCGCCATCGACGCATGGTCGGAGCGGCCGGCCAAGACGGTAGAGGCTGCGGAAACTGCGCTGCGGGTCAAGCGCTGGCTGACCAAGAACGCGGCCAATGATTGCCTTGCGGTGTTTGAGCGCGCGACTGACGGCCGACGCTTCATCGATGCCTTCAACACCGGAACCGGTCCGATCGATATCCAGGCCCGGGGTTCGGCCCCATGGATCAAGATCGAGCCGGAAATCATGCCTGGCGGTGACCGCCGTCTCTGGGTGTCGATCGATTGGCGGAAATTGAGAAAGGGTGAAACCGTGACCGGCACCGTGACCGTTTCGGGCGCTGGTTCCAGCCGCAGCATTGCAATCGAGGCGCGCAACATTCCTGTGCCCGCCGGCACGCTGGTCGAGGATAACAGGATCGTTGTGTTCAGGGCCGATCGCTATGTCTTGCTTCAATCGAGCCGCGGACTGGGGTGGAAGGTGGTACCGAATCTCGGTCGCTCAGGCAGAGCCATCCAGAGCAGCATCGAGCTGCCCAGCGCCGTTGATGCCGCACAAGCGCCCTATGCCCAATACCGCTTCCGGACAACCAGCACGGGGGGAGCCAAGCTTCGCGTGACCCTACTACCCGGCTTCGCATTGACGGCCGAGAACAAGCTGCGTTACGGTGCCTCGATCGATGGCGGCCCGATCCAGATCGTAGACGCGGAAGCCAAGCGCGATTGGAGCGATGGTGTGGAGCGGAATGCGATCACGTCGGTCACTGAATGGCCTATGGCACGGCCCGGCCAGCACGTGCTGAGGATTTATGCGCTCGATCCCGGGGTGGTGCTCGATTCCATGGTGATAGATTTTGGCGGCCTTGCCACCGCCTACATGGCACCGCCCGAGACGATTTCGAAATAG